From Oceanipulchritudo coccoides, the proteins below share one genomic window:
- a CDS encoding sulfatase-like hydrolase/transferase yields MRNLYYLTALFLLNTTVHAQWSTVWSEDFSAAVLNDPVANPVPITSAEYDFWQSGGPASINSGQLRVDTQSSGNNRGVAIALTGMDSGNYRLSFDIVSMYANCTFQVSLFDGTSDGGAANTYKLDLLSGNSAPLVHEGSISPLTSQTYVQADAGPGKEITFTFDGTGEIVLVMDMPASAGFTQRAIVDNLILETDGIAVPIAPVFAMDTIYRASAFVGEDYANSIAFTAYHENGEALTYTKLSNPSWLIVDADGSLSGTPTAGDIGENTFSVQVTSAGGTDTATLSLYVVEAPQPTVRPNILYILADDLGYMDVSAHNHPDLEFETPNIDSIFDSGVLFTAGFVSNSVCAPSRAGLMTGRYGSRFGYESNFSTTIAGGAGSTIGLDANQDTIASVLKAVGYRTFCVGKWHLGENETLFHPNVRGFDEFFGIIGGSRNYVKTTGLSDEKVLKNNYTVVAEPSDMYLTDFFTDQALTYITDEATSNPDQPWFLYMSYTAPHGPMDAREEDVLRVPLAGLFGGNYSRSIPTNILRMDGIVQTGSTANNDELRRIYGAMVLSMDDNIGRLMHRLGELGIADKTLVVFHSDNGGPGKGSNWSLNRTLRGTKGSLWEGGIRVPFAIQWPGTIPSGQVIGYDVPVSAIDMLPTFAAISSADQIMDIRTDGANLMPLLRGRVSTLGDRQLFWRRGTTLQIAIRSGDWKYYKNRNTGDEYLFDHSAGSGEYSGNQAVSNPSKLAELQAEYADLEAAMPYPHWNADGELLAITSYDLEDAVAGTPYTMPLTCSLPSGASPPVWSIIDGKPGWLSIHPTTGELTGTPAAGDSKFNLITLQIESDGNTSAYQVPLLVQGGFDPENVDRDMLPDSWEVAKFGNLTTTAGAPNENQDGDANSDYDEYLFGTNPTDPSSFLKPLLQVAPGSLTVSVDGIAGRRYLLQGSSTMANGEWFYSDSIEWLESDGPISLQADYPDGTKRFFARVVTAE; encoded by the coding sequence ATGAGAAACCTTTATTATTTAACCGCCTTGTTCCTGCTGAACACCACCGTGCATGCCCAGTGGAGCACCGTCTGGAGCGAAGACTTCAGCGCGGCAGTACTGAATGATCCGGTGGCTAATCCAGTGCCGATAACAAGCGCCGAATACGATTTCTGGCAATCGGGCGGCCCGGCCAGCATCAATTCCGGGCAATTGCGGGTGGATACCCAATCCTCGGGCAACAACCGCGGCGTGGCCATAGCGCTTACAGGGATGGATTCCGGGAATTACCGCTTGAGCTTCGATATCGTGTCGATGTATGCCAATTGTACATTCCAGGTGAGTCTCTTTGATGGAACCTCGGACGGTGGAGCGGCCAACACATATAAACTGGACTTGTTAAGCGGGAACAGCGCTCCGCTGGTCCACGAGGGGAGCATCAGCCCGTTGACCTCGCAGACCTATGTACAGGCAGATGCCGGGCCCGGAAAGGAAATCACATTCACTTTCGATGGAACGGGTGAAATCGTCCTCGTAATGGATATGCCAGCATCCGCAGGCTTCACCCAGCGGGCGATTGTGGACAACCTGATCCTCGAAACGGACGGAATTGCCGTTCCCATCGCACCGGTTTTTGCGATGGACACCATCTACCGGGCCAGCGCATTTGTCGGCGAGGATTATGCCAACTCCATTGCCTTCACGGCCTACCACGAAAACGGCGAAGCGCTGACCTACACAAAGCTTTCAAACCCATCGTGGCTGATAGTGGATGCCGACGGCAGCCTATCCGGCACGCCGACAGCTGGTGATATCGGCGAAAACACCTTTTCAGTGCAAGTGACCAGTGCAGGCGGGACAGACACGGCAACGCTGAGCCTGTATGTCGTGGAGGCGCCCCAACCCACTGTTCGTCCCAACATCCTCTACATTCTGGCGGATGACCTCGGGTACATGGATGTGAGTGCTCACAACCACCCGGATCTGGAATTTGAAACCCCGAATATCGATTCAATATTCGACAGCGGGGTTCTGTTTACTGCGGGCTTTGTGAGTAATTCCGTCTGTGCCCCGTCACGGGCTGGCCTGATGACTGGCCGCTACGGCAGCCGCTTTGGCTACGAGAGCAACTTCAGTACCACGATCGCCGGCGGAGCGGGATCCACCATTGGCCTCGACGCAAACCAGGACACGATTGCTAGTGTGCTGAAGGCCGTCGGCTACCGCACATTTTGTGTCGGCAAGTGGCACCTTGGGGAGAATGAGACCTTGTTCCATCCCAATGTGCGTGGTTTCGACGAGTTTTTCGGCATCATCGGTGGCAGCCGTAACTATGTGAAGACAACAGGGCTTTCCGATGAGAAAGTGCTCAAGAACAACTACACGGTCGTTGCCGAACCATCGGACATGTACCTCACGGATTTCTTCACCGATCAGGCCCTCACTTACATTACCGATGAGGCAACCAGCAATCCGGATCAGCCGTGGTTTCTGTACATGTCCTACACGGCACCGCATGGCCCGATGGATGCCAGGGAAGAGGATGTCCTTCGCGTGCCGCTTGCCGGCCTGTTCGGAGGCAACTACAGCAGAAGCATTCCCACCAATATCCTGAGAATGGACGGGATTGTCCAAACGGGATCAACGGCCAACAATGATGAATTGCGGCGGATCTACGGGGCCATGGTTCTTTCCATGGACGACAACATTGGGCGCCTGATGCACCGCCTCGGCGAGCTGGGCATTGCCGACAAGACCCTGGTCGTTTTTCACAGCGACAACGGCGGCCCCGGGAAGGGCTCCAACTGGTCCCTCAACCGGACCCTTCGCGGAACCAAGGGGAGCCTCTGGGAGGGTGGCATCCGGGTACCCTTTGCCATCCAATGGCCGGGAACCATTCCCTCCGGCCAGGTCATCGGTTACGATGTCCCGGTCAGCGCCATCGATATGCTGCCAACATTTGCAGCCATCAGCTCCGCGGACCAGATCATGGATATCCGGACCGACGGAGCCAACCTGATGCCCCTGCTGCGCGGAAGGGTTTCCACACTCGGCGACCGCCAGCTTTTCTGGCGCAGGGGCACCACCCTGCAAATTGCGATTCGGTCAGGAGATTGGAAGTATTACAAGAATCGCAACACTGGAGATGAGTACCTCTTCGACCATTCGGCTGGCTCGGGTGAATACAGCGGAAACCAGGCTGTTTCCAACCCGTCCAAGCTGGCAGAGCTCCAGGCAGAGTACGCCGATCTGGAAGCAGCCATGCCGTATCCTCATTGGAACGCCGACGGCGAGTTGCTTGCCATCACCAGCTATGACCTTGAGGATGCCGTTGCAGGAACCCCATACACCATGCCCCTGACCTGTAGTTTGCCCTCCGGGGCATCCCCTCCCGTCTGGAGCATTATTGACGGTAAACCCGGCTGGTTGAGCATTCATCCAACGACCGGTGAACTGACTGGAACACCCGCCGCGGGGGATTCCAAGTTCAACCTCATCACCCTGCAGATTGAATCGGATGGAAACACGTCCGCGTATCAGGTACCTCTGCTTGTACAAGGCGGGTTTGATCCGGAGAATGTCGACCGTGACATGCTGCCGGATTCATGGGAAGTGGCTAAGTTCGGTAACCTAACAACCACAGCCGGCGCACCAAATGAAAACCAGGATGGTGATGCAAATTCCGATTATGATGAGTATCTTTTCGGCACCAACCCGACCGATCCCTCATCTTTCTTGAAACCCCTTCTCCAAGTTGCTCCAGGGAGTTTGACAGTCTCCGTGGACGGCATTGCCGGACGCCGCTACCTGCTGCAGGGATCCTCCACCATGGCAAATGGCGAGTGGTTCTACAGTGACAGTATTGAGTGGCTTGAAAGCGACGGCCCCATTAGCCTGCAGGCAGATTATCCCGATGGCACGAAACGCTTCTTTGCGCGTGTGGTCACTGCAGAATAG